A genomic region of Arachis stenosperma cultivar V10309 chromosome 9, arast.V10309.gnm1.PFL2, whole genome shotgun sequence contains the following coding sequences:
- the LOC130947988 gene encoding coleoptile phototropism protein 1-like isoform X1: MQHNMLMTATKAKDCTTSTLLELFTEMKNQTNTDSINFPPPRSPSSQFSSECWFDDACILDMDYFVKTLSGIKAKGVRADLIGSIITHYASKWLPDLSAGDLAEKGLTQFEESPESVTASWMKKRFFVETLVGVLPPEKDAIPCNFLLRLLRTANMVGVEASYRHELERRISWQLDQASLRELVIPSFSHTCGTLLDVELVIRLVKRFVGLDSEGAKSGAALVKVAKLVDCYLAEAAVDANLSLSEFVTLAGALPSHARATDDGLYRAIDTYLKAHPSVSKEDRKGLCRLIDSRKLTPEASLHAAQNERFPVRAVIQVLLSEQTKLNRNLDWSGSLISSTRSPNGVLDACLSKREMNAQHMEIRKLKEELYRVQSQCNAMQVQMERMVEKKKGFFKWMRFGVMPNAFGSKGFGGVEKIDEVVEGEVGFGRQTPMDIKTKLVKGRTPHKWRKSLS, translated from the exons ATGCAGCATAACATGCTTATGACAGCTACAAAAGCAAAAGATTGTACTACTTCTACATTACTTGAGCTTTTCACTGAGATGAAGAATCAAACCAACACAGATTCCATCAATTTTCCACCACCAAGATCTCCATCATCCCAATTCTCCTCTGAATGCTGGTTTGATGATGCATGCATCCTTGACATGGACTACTTTGTCAAGACCCTTTCCGGAATCAAAGCGAAAGGCGTCCGGGCCGACTTGATTGGTTCCATAATCACACATTACGCCTCCAAATGGCTACCTGACCTCTCTGCAGGTGACTTGGCCGAAAAAGGCCTTACGCAATTCGAGGAATCACCAGAGAGCGTCACAGCTTCTTGGATGAAGAAGAGGTTCTTTGTGGAAACATTGGTGGGAGTTCTGCCTCCTGAGAAGGATGCAATCCCCTGCAACTTCCTCCTTCGGCTTCTCCGAACGGCGAACATGGTTGGTGTTGAGGCTAGTTATAGACACGAGCTTGAGAGGCGGATTTCATGGCAGCTTGACCAAGCTTCATTGAGAGAGCTTGTGATTCCATCATTCAGCCACACTTGTGGAACTCTTTTGGATGTTGAGCTTGTTATTAGGCTTGTTAAGAGGTTTGTGGGTTTGGATAGTGAGGGAGCCAAGAGTGGTGCTGCTCTTGTTAAGGTGGCTAAGTTGGTTGACTGCTACCTCGCCGAGGCTGCTGTCGATGCGAATTTGAGCTTGTCCGAGTTTGTCACTCTTGCAGGAGCTCTTCCAAGCCATGCTAGAGCAACAGATGATGGATTGTACAGAGCCATTGACACTTATCTTAAA GCACATCCAAGTGTGTCCAAGGAAGATAGGAAGGGTTTGTGTAGGCTTATTGATAGCCGGAAACTCACGCCGGAGGCGTCGCTTCACGCGGCTCAAAATGAAAGGTTCCCTGTGAGAGCTGTGATTCAGGTGCTCCTGTCCGAGCAAACTAAATTGAACCGGAATCTAGATTGGAGTGGCTCCTTGATCAGCAGCACTAGGAGCCCAAATGGCGTGCTAGACGCATGTCTTTCGAAGCGCGAGATGAATGCTCAACACATGGAGATAAGGAAGCTCAAGGAAGAGCTGTATAGGGTGCAAAGCCAGTGCAATGCAATGCAG GTACAAATGGAGAGGATGGTTGAAAAGAAGAAAGGGTTCTTCAAGTGGATGAGATTTGGGGTGATGCCTAATGCATTTGGAAGCAAAGGGTTTGGAGGAGTGGAGAAAATTGATGAAGTTGTTGAAGGAGAAGTTGGATTTGGAAGGCAAACACCAATGGACATCAAAACCAAGTTGGTCAAAGGTAGGACTCCTCACAAGTGGAGGAAATCCTTGTCTTGA
- the LOC130950542 gene encoding ADP,ATP carrier protein 1, chloroplastic-like, with protein MEAVLQSRGLHSLPTNPRNRFLHSSQGLKHRFFTPKPKTLDGSSLTINNGLLFPKPINGFPSKSNIYHGFSKNEKTLFLCKAEAAAAADGSGGEAEKQKFVGIELATLKKIVPLGLMFFCILFNYTILRDTKDVLVVTARGSSAEIIPFLKTWVNLPMAIGFMLLYTKLANVLSKQALFYTVIVPFIAFFGAFGFVLYPLSNYIHPEALADKLLNILGPRFLGPLAIMRIWSFCLFYVMAELWGSVVISVLFWGFANQITTVDEAKRFYPLFGLGANVALVFSGRTVKYFSNLRKNLGPGVDGWAISLKAMMSIVVLMGLVICFLYWWVNNFIPLPTRSKKKKEKPKMGTMESLKFLVSSNYIRDLATLVVAYGISINLVEVTWKSKLKAQFPSPNEYSSFMGDFSTATGIATFTMMLLSQFIFEKYGWGVAAKITPTVLLLTGVGFFSLILFGDPLGPALAKFGMTPLLAAVYVGAMQNIFSKSAKYSLFDPCKEMAYIPLDEDTKVKGKAAIDVVCNPLGKSGGALIQQFMILTFGSLANSTPYLGGVLLAIVLAWLGAAKSLDTQFTALRREEELEKEMERASAVKIPVVSEDKDGNGSLSSSSPLNPASDDSSSSPSESSSESSYPRNN; from the exons ATGGAAGCTGTTCTTCAATCAAGGGGGCTTCACTCTCTCCCAACTAATCCCAGAAACAGGTTTCTCCACTCATCACAAGGCTTAAAGCACAGATTTTTCACACCAAAACCAAAAACCCTTGATGGGTCTTCTCTAACAATTAACAATGGATTATTATTCCCCAAACCGATTAATGGGTTTCCCTCAAAATCTAACATTTATCATGGGTTTTCCAAAAATGAAAAAACTTTGTTCCTTTGCAAAGCTGAGGCGGCTGCTGCTGCTGATGGGTCTGGTGGAGAAGCTGAGAAACAAAAGTTTGTGGGAATTGAGTTAGCCACACTCAAGAAAATTGTTCCCTTGGGGTTGATGTTCTTTTGCATCTTGTTCAATTACACAATCCTGAGGGACACAAAGGATGTTCTTGTTGTTACTGCAAGAGGGAGCAGTGCTGAGATCATACCATTCTTGAAGACATGGGTGAATCTTCCCATGGCTATTGGGTTCATGTTGTTGTACACAAAATTGGCCAATGTTTTGTCAAAACAAGCACTTTTCTACACTGTGATTGTTCCATTCATTGCTTTCTTTGGTGCTTTTGGGTTTGTTTTGTACCCTCTCAGCAACTATATCCACCCTGAGGCTCTTGCTGACAAGCTTCTCAACATCCTTGGACCAAGGTTCCTTGGTCCTCTTGCAATCATGAGGATTTGGAGCTTCTGTTTGTTCTATGTCATGGCTGAATTGTGGGGGAGTGTGGTCATTTCAGTGTTGTTTTGGGGGTTTGCTAATCAG ATAACTACAGTTGATGAAGCAAAACGGTTCTACCCATTGTTTGGACTTGGGGCCAATGTTGCCCTCGTGTTCTCTGGCCGGACAGTGAAATACTTTTCTAATTTGAGGAAGAATTTAGGTCCCGGAGTCGATGGTTGGGCCATCTCACTAAAAGCAATGATGAGCATAGTCGTGCTTATGGGACTTGTGATCTGTTTCCTGTACTGGTGGGTGAATAATTTCATTCCTCTTCCTACACgtagcaagaagaagaag GAGAAACCGAAAATGGGAACAATGGAGAGCTTGAAATTCTTGGTGTCCTCAAATTACATCAGGGATCTTGCCACTTTAGTGGTTGCATATGGAATTAGCATTAATCTTGTTGAGGTGACATGGAAATCTAAGCTCAAAGCTCAG TTTCCTAGCCCTAATGAATACTCTTCTTTTATGGGCGACTTCTCGACCGCAACTGGTATTGCCACATTCACAATGATGCTTCTAAGCCAATTTATATTTGAGAAATATGGATGGGGAGTTGCTGCCAAGATCACACCGACGGTCCTTCTATTGACCGGAGTTGGCTTCTTTTCTCTTATATTGTTCGGAGACCCTCTTGGCCCTGCTCTCGCAAAGTTTGGAATGACGCCACTATTAGCAGCTGTGTATGTTGGTGCCATGCAGAACATATTCAGCAAGAGTGCTAAATACAGCTTATTTGATCCCTGCAAAGAAATGGCCTACATACCCTTGGATGAAGATACCAAG GTTAAAGGGAAGGCAGCAATTGATGTTGTGTGCAACCCATTGGGAAAATCCGGAGGTGCTCTTATTCAGCAATTCATGATCTTAACTTTCGGATCACTAGCCAATTCGACTCCATACCTTGGAGGGGTGCTTCTGGCGATTGTTCTTGCGTGGTTAGGCGCAGCCAAGTCCTTGGACACTCAGTTTACCGCATTGCGCCGGGAAGAAGAACTCGAGAAAGAGATGGAAAGAGCATCTGCTGTTAAGATACCGGTAGTGTCCGAGGACAAGGATGGAAACGGTTCTCTTTCGAGCAGCTCACCGTTAAATCCGGCATCTGATGACTCATCAAGTAGTCCATCCGAATCCTCATCGGAATCCTCATATCCTCGCAATaattag
- the LOC130951242 gene encoding pentatricopeptide repeat-containing protein At1g15510, chloroplastic has product MASFPNSSKFHPQRDPPTLPTSNSTKLKTFTFSHHNFHTRKFKRAKKPILVSNSNSITTTTRSTINNNNNPSYEICQLCLVGNLENAMSYLDLQVPIDEEAYVALLRLCESKRARKEGSKVYAHVSNSSLMMTLLSLKLGNALLSMFVRFGNLVDAWHVFGKMEERNVFSWNVLVGGYAKAGFFDEALDLYHRMLWGGMRPDIYTFPCVLRTCGGIPDLVRGKEVHGHVMRFGFESDVDVVNALITMYVKCGDIKTARLVFDKMPNRDRISWNAMIAGYFENGECLEGLRLFCMMLALPVDPDLMTMTSVITACEILGDERLGREIHGYVMRTEFWRDPSVYNSLIQMYSSVGLIMEAEKVFSRTEHRDVVTWTAMISGYENSFLPHKALETYKMMESEGIMPDEITIASALCACTCLSRLDSGIYLHEVAKKTGLISYIIVANTLIDMYAKCKCIDKALEVFHSTHNKNIISWTSIILGLRINNRCFEALCFFKEMMLRLKPNSVTLISVLSTCARIGALMCGKEIHAHAFRTGVSIDGFLPNAILDMYVRCGRMEYAWKQFFSGDQDVAAWNIFLTGYAEHGKGSLAVELFHRMVESNIKPDEITFISILCACSRSGLVTEGLEIFDSMKYKYYITPNLKHYACMVDLLGRAGLLEDAYGFIQKMPIKPDPAVWGALLNACRIHQDVKLGELAAANIFRDDTRSVGYYILLSNMYADSEKWENVARVRKMMRENGLVVDPGCSWVEVKGKVHAFLSDDNYHPQMKELNGVLDRFYKKMKEAGVEGPESNQLDITKASKADIFCGHSERLAIAFGLVNSAPGMPIWVTKNLYMCQSCHNTVKFISKEVRREISVRDADQFHHFKGGICSCMDEDYRN; this is encoded by the coding sequence ATGGCATCGTTTCCCAACTCCTCAAAATTCCATCCTCAAAGGGACCCTCCAACTCTTCCCACTTCAAATTCCACAAAGCTCAAAACTTTCACTTTTTCCCATCACAATTTCCATACCCGTAAGTTCAAAAGAGCTAAAAAACCAATCTTGGTCTCAAACTCAAACTCCATTACCACCACCACAAGAAGCAccattaacaacaacaacaacccaAGCTACGAAATTTGCCAGCTTTGCCTTGTTGGGAACTTGGAAAATGCTATGAGCTACTTAGACCTTCAAGTTCCCATTGATGAAGAAGCCTATGTTGCTTTGTTGCGGTTATGTGAGTCTAAGCGTGCAAGGAAAGAAGGGTCAAAGGTTTATGCTCATGTTTCAAATTCTTCATTGATGATGACCCTTTTGAGCCTTAAGCTTGGTAATGCACTATTGAGTATGTTTGTGAGGTTTGGGAACTTAGTTGATGCATGGCATGTGTTTGGGAAAATGGAAGAGAGAAATGTGTTCTCTTGGAATGTTCTTGTTGGAGGATATGCCAAAGCTGGATTCTTTGATGAAGCACTTGATCTTTACCATAGGATGTTGTGGGGTGGCATGAGGCCTGATATTTACACTTTCCCTTGTGTTTTGAGGACTTGCGGCGGCATCCCGGATTTGGTGAGGGGAAAAGAGGTTCATGGACATGTTATGAGATTTGGTTTTGAATCAGATGTGGATGTGGTTAATGCATTGATAACAATGTATGTGAAATGTGGGGATATCAAGACTGCCCGGTtggtgtttgataaaatgcctaATAGGGACAGGATTTCGTGGAATGCGATGATTGCTGGATATTTCGAGAATGGAGAGTGTTTGGAAGGACTGAGATTGTTCTGTATGATGCTTGCACTTCCTGTTGATCCGGATTTGATGACCATGACCAGTGTGATTACTGCGTGCGAGATTCTTGGTGATGAGAGGTTGGGGAGGGAGATCCATGGCTATGTCATGAGGACAGAGTTTTGGAGAGACCCTTCAGTTTATAACTCGTTAATTCAGATGTACTCATCTGTTGGGCTTATTATGGAAGCTGAAAAGGTTTTCTCAAGAACAGAACACAGAGATGTCGTGACGTGGACTGCAATGATATCAGGGTATGAGAATAGTTTTCTTCCCCATAAAGCACTTGAAACATATAAAATGATGGAATCGGAAGGCATCATGCCGGACGAAATCACCATAGCGAGTGCACTATGCGCTTGTACTTGTTTAAGTCGTTTAGATTCAGGAATATACCTTCATGAGGTGGCCAAGAAGACAGGGCTCATCTCTTACATTATAGTTGCAAACACACTCATTGACATGTATGCTAAGTGTAAATGCATTGACAAAGCTCTAGAAGTTTTCCACTCTACTCACAACAAGAATATTATATCTTGGACATCTATCATCCTTGGTCTACGGATAAACAACCGGTGTTTTGAAGCTTTATGTTTCTTCAAGGAGATGATGCTTAGACTAAAGCCAAACTCTGTTACATTAATTTCTGTCCTATCAACATGTGCTAGAATAGGAGCTTTGATGTGTGGGAAAGAGATCCATGCCCATGCATTTAGAACTGGAGTTAGCATTGATGGTTTTCTGCCGAATGCGATTTTGGACATGTATGTAAGGTGTGGAAGAATGGAATATGCTTGGAAACAATTCTTCTCAGGTGATCAGGATGTTGCAGCATGGAACATTTTCCTTACAGGGTATGCTGAGCATGGGAAAGGATCACTTGCTGTCGAACTGTTCCATCGAATGGTAGAGTCAAACATCAAGCCGGATGAAATCACATTTATCTCCATACTATGTGCTTGCAGCAGATCTGGTTTGGTGACAGAAGGCTTGGAAATTTTTGACAGCATGAagtataaatattatattaccCCTAATCTGAAACACTATGCATGCATGGTTGATTTACTGGGCCGTGCAGGTTTGTTGGAGGATGCTTATGGATTCATACAAAAAATGCCAATAAAACCAGATCCTGCAGTTTGGGGAGCTTTATTAAATGCTTGCAGGATCCATCAAGATGTCAAGCTTGGGGAACTCGCTGCTGCGAATATCTTCCGAGATGACACTAGAAGTGTTGGATATTACATTCTTCTATCTAATATGTATGCTGACAGCGAAAAATGGGAGAATGTTGCAAGAGTAAGAAAAATGATGAGAGAAAATGGGCTAGTAGTAGATCCTGGATGCAGCTGGGTGGAAGTCAAGGGAAAAGTGCATGCTTTTCTCAGTGATGATAACTACCATCCCCAAATGAAGGAATTAAATGGAGTTTTGGACCGGTTTTACAAGAAAATGAAGGAAGCTGGTGTTGAAGGGCCAGAGAGCAATCAATTAGACATAACCAAAGCTTCGAAGGCCGATATATTTTGTGGACACAGTGAGAGACTGGCCATTGCCTTTGGACTAGTTAATTCAGCCCCCGGGATGCCTATTTGGGTGACAAAGAATCTGTATATGTGCCAAAGTTGTCACAACACTGTCAAATTCATCTCCAAGGAAGTTCGCAGAGAGATTTCGGTAAGGGATGCTGATCAGTTTCACCATTTCAAGGGAGGTATCTGCTCTTGCATGGATGAAGATTATAGGAATTAG
- the LOC130947988 gene encoding coleoptile phototropism protein 1-like isoform X2 yields MQHNMLMTATKAKDCTTSTLLELFTEMKNQTNTDSINFPPPRSPSSQFSSECWFDDACILDMDYFVKTLSGIKAKGVRADLIGSIITHYASKWLPDLSAGDLAEKGLTQFEESPESVTASWMKKRFFVETLVGVLPPEKDAIPCNFLLRLLRTANMVGVEASYRHELERRISWQLDQASLRELVIPSFSHTCGTLLDVELVIRLVKRFVGLDSEGAKSGAALVKVAKLVDCYLAEAAVDANLSLSEFVTLAGALPSHARATDDGLYRAIDTYLKAHPSVSKEDRKGLCRLIDSRKLTPEASLHAAQNERFPVRAVIQVLLSEQTKLNRNLDWSGSLISSTRSPNGVLDACLSKREMNAQHMEIRKLKEELYRVQSQCNAMQVIRDIIVW; encoded by the exons ATGCAGCATAACATGCTTATGACAGCTACAAAAGCAAAAGATTGTACTACTTCTACATTACTTGAGCTTTTCACTGAGATGAAGAATCAAACCAACACAGATTCCATCAATTTTCCACCACCAAGATCTCCATCATCCCAATTCTCCTCTGAATGCTGGTTTGATGATGCATGCATCCTTGACATGGACTACTTTGTCAAGACCCTTTCCGGAATCAAAGCGAAAGGCGTCCGGGCCGACTTGATTGGTTCCATAATCACACATTACGCCTCCAAATGGCTACCTGACCTCTCTGCAGGTGACTTGGCCGAAAAAGGCCTTACGCAATTCGAGGAATCACCAGAGAGCGTCACAGCTTCTTGGATGAAGAAGAGGTTCTTTGTGGAAACATTGGTGGGAGTTCTGCCTCCTGAGAAGGATGCAATCCCCTGCAACTTCCTCCTTCGGCTTCTCCGAACGGCGAACATGGTTGGTGTTGAGGCTAGTTATAGACACGAGCTTGAGAGGCGGATTTCATGGCAGCTTGACCAAGCTTCATTGAGAGAGCTTGTGATTCCATCATTCAGCCACACTTGTGGAACTCTTTTGGATGTTGAGCTTGTTATTAGGCTTGTTAAGAGGTTTGTGGGTTTGGATAGTGAGGGAGCCAAGAGTGGTGCTGCTCTTGTTAAGGTGGCTAAGTTGGTTGACTGCTACCTCGCCGAGGCTGCTGTCGATGCGAATTTGAGCTTGTCCGAGTTTGTCACTCTTGCAGGAGCTCTTCCAAGCCATGCTAGAGCAACAGATGATGGATTGTACAGAGCCATTGACACTTATCTTAAA GCACATCCAAGTGTGTCCAAGGAAGATAGGAAGGGTTTGTGTAGGCTTATTGATAGCCGGAAACTCACGCCGGAGGCGTCGCTTCACGCGGCTCAAAATGAAAGGTTCCCTGTGAGAGCTGTGATTCAGGTGCTCCTGTCCGAGCAAACTAAATTGAACCGGAATCTAGATTGGAGTGGCTCCTTGATCAGCAGCACTAGGAGCCCAAATGGCGTGCTAGACGCATGTCTTTCGAAGCGCGAGATGAATGCTCAACACATGGAGATAAGGAAGCTCAAGGAAGAGCTGTATAGGGTGCAAAGCCAGTGCAATGCAATGCAGGTTATTAGAGATATTATTGTGTGGTAG